Genomic window (Brevinematales bacterium):
GAGAAGGGCGCGGGGTTGGGATTGTTCCTTGCCCGCAAGTTTCTCCGCTATTATAACGGCGATCTTTCGGTCGACAGCACCTACGGCGTCGGCAGTAAATTCACCGCGCGCCTTCTTCTGAATTAAATCCCGGAACCTGCCATGATACGTAAATTCGCCCTCGAAACCATCACTCCCCCGTTAGAAAACGTCCTTACCCGTATGGGGTACAATAAAAAGAAATCCGAACTTCCCCCCGACCTCGAGGAAATGATTATCCGCGAGATACATGACGCGCGCCCGCTCGTCAAACCGTCGGGGCATACCCTCGAGAAGGGGATTGTGTCGATAGACGGCGGGGAAATCGCGCTGGACGGCGGGATCGTGTTCCGGTCGGTAAAGCTCGCGGCGATCCTCGCGGGATGCGGGAAGGTTACGCTGATGGCGGTCACCGCAGGGGCGGGGTGCGAGCGGGAAAGTATCCGCCGCGTCAATTCGGGCGAATTGACGCGCGGGGTGATACTCGACGCGATCGGGTCGGAGTCGGTCGAGGCGTTCGCGGACTATGTGAACGATATCCTCGCGCGGGAGTACGGGCTGTCGGGGTGGAAACCGGTCATGCGATTCTCCCCGGGGTACGGCGACCTTGCGCTATCCAATCAGGCGGTAATCCTCGGGCTTCTCGACGGTGCGGGGGCGGGGATAAGCGCGCATCCCGAAACATTCCTCCTCGACCCGCAGAAATCCATCACCGCCGTCATCGGATGGCGGAAATAAAATTTTATCCCGGTCATATTTTCAGAAAAAGCACTTCAGCTCACCATCAACGGAGATCCGGCTATATTTAATCCCCCGGCTTTTGATATTTTCTCAATCCCGCGTTATGCTGTTATATCACACGACGGAGGAATCTATGAGAAAAATGTTATTATTGTTAGCCGGACTGTTTTTCGTATTCTATGCCGGATTGGGCAGCGCTGTCGATTATAAGAATATTTCCTCGCCGGAACCCCCGAAGATTCCGTCGAAATATACCCCGCCCGCGAAATACGCGTCCAATTTTCCCGAACCGACTGTCAAGATCAAGGGGCTGAAGGCCGTATTGCTCGGCGCGCCGATCGACGGGGATACCGGGAGCTGGACGAAAAGCGAGATAAAGAACCTCCAGGCCGCCGCCGCGATGCTGCGGAAATGCGGGGTTGACGTATACGAGTTCTATACTCCCAACAACGATTGGGAGAAGATAAAAAAAGCCGCCAACGGCGCGCATTTCCTGCTTTACCGCGGGCATGGCGTGTATGACGGCAGTATGCCCCCGAAATGGGTGGGCGGGTTCTCCCTCAAGAATAAATTCGCGTCCCCCGAGGATATCAAGGCCGACCTCAAGCTCGCCCCCGGGGCTATCGTGATGCTCTACGGGTGTTTCACCGCCGGCAACTCGTCCCTCGATATGGGGAAGATCAACCAGACCGAGGCCGAACGCCGTGTCGCCATGTATTCCAAACCGTTCCTCGATATGAAATGCTCCGGTTATTATGCCAACTGGTTCGGGGAGGCCTTCCCGGCGTTCGTAGCTTACCTCTTCGCGGGGCAGACCCTCGGCGAGGCCTACAAGAGCTTCTGGGACTTTAATTCCAAGACCGTTAAGTATGTCAAGCATCCCGATGTGCCTTCCGCCGCGATGTGGGTCGACCATGACGAATGGGACGGCACTGTCTATAATAACGCATTCGTCGGGTATCCCGATAAGACCCTACAGGACTTGTTCGGCGACGGTAAAAATAAGCCGGACGATATCAAACCACCTGTCAAGCCGAATGAAGACGATATACTGATACCGCCCGGCGATGGCGACGACAACGACGATGCCGATAATTCCGATATCGGGCAGAAAATGATCGCCGACTGGAGTTTCAGCGGGGACGCCGGTAAGGGCGCGAAGCTGATGAACGGGGCTTACCTCACGCAGGATAAATCGCAGAAATCGAAGAGCGCCGTCAAGCTCGACGGGTATAACGATTATATCGACTGCGGGACAATCTCCGGCAGCGGCTTCAACGGGATAACGGTTACCCTGTGGATGAAGTCCTTCGGGTTCGCATCGGCGGACGAGACGCTGATCTCCTGCGGACATGACGGATGGGCGATCGCGCGGAATCCCGGCGGCGGGAAACTGCGTTTCGTACTCGCCCTGAACGGAGGCGATAAAGTGCTTGATTTCGCCTCGAAGTCGGTTGTATTCAACGGGGGATGGCATCAGATTACGGTGGTCTATGGCCAGCAGAAAGCGAAAATATTTATCGACGGGAAGATGGACGCTTCGGTATCCGTTTCGGGCTCGATGGATTTCGGTGAACTGCCGCTCTATATCGGTAAGGATCCCGGCATCAAGAAATCCAGCTTCTACGGGATTATCGACGAGGTTAAGATATATAACTACGGATTGACCGACGACGAGATAAAAAATTTATACAAGAGCAAATAGGATTAAAGAATATCGATCATTACCAGAGTGACGTCGTCCTCGAACCCGGCGGGCTTTTCCCGCCAGCGGGTCAGGGTATGGATAAGCTCGTCGCAGAATTCGGCGGAACGCATCTTATCCGAGTATTTCAGAAACCGGAAGAAGTGTTCTTCGCCGAATTCCTCGCCCTGCGAATCGGCGCATTCGGTAATCCCGTCGGTATATAAGACAATGCGGTCGCCGGATTCTACGGTGACCGTTTTCGATTGATAGGCTTGATCCTCGAAATACCCGATTATTCCGCCCTTCGGCTTCAGGGTCAGGATGTTTCCTTTATTACGCTGCTGAACTATCAGTTCGGGATGCCCCGCGCTGGAGTAATGCAATTTTTTCGCGCGGGTATCGAGGAAGAT
Coding sequences:
- a CDS encoding LamG domain-containing protein, which translates into the protein MRKMLLLLAGLFFVFYAGLGSAVDYKNISSPEPPKIPSKYTPPAKYASNFPEPTVKIKGLKAVLLGAPIDGDTGSWTKSEIKNLQAAAAMLRKCGVDVYEFYTPNNDWEKIKKAANGAHFLLYRGHGVYDGSMPPKWVGGFSLKNKFASPEDIKADLKLAPGAIVMLYGCFTAGNSSLDMGKINQTEAERRVAMYSKPFLDMKCSGYYANWFGEAFPAFVAYLFAGQTLGEAYKSFWDFNSKTVKYVKHPDVPSAAMWVDHDEWDGTVYNNAFVGYPDKTLQDLFGDGKNKPDDIKPPVKPNEDDILIPPGDGDDNDDADNSDIGQKMIADWSFSGDAGKGAKLMNGAYLTQDKSQKSKSAVKLDGYNDYIDCGTISGSGFNGITVTLWMKSFGFASADETLISCGHDGWAIARNPGGGKLRFVLALNGGDKVLDFASKSVVFNGGWHQITVVYGQQKAKIFIDGKMDASVSVSGSMDFGELPLYIGKDPGIKKSSFYGIIDEVKIYNYGLTDDEIKNLYKSK